From a region of the Bacteroidota bacterium genome:
- a CDS encoding sulfite exporter TauE/SafE family protein has translation MEYFIEAFVFGLIGGSAHCAGMCGPIALALPLNRNNTFTKLTGALTYNIGKVLTYALLGLLFGLFGKGLVLAGFQQWISIVLGAIMILSVFFPVLFKNKVFIDKFISSFASRMISKLRSLFAISSYKSLFLIGFFNGLLPCGLVYIAIAGAIESKDALSGAIYMAAFGLGTAPMLIGIAFLSSTLNMKIRAKLNKLIPILVILIGLLFILRGLNLGIPYISPKDQVLSPQENVDGESSEHSCH, from the coding sequence ATGGAGTATTTCATCGAAGCTTTTGTTTTTGGTCTTATAGGAGGAAGTGCTCATTGTGCTGGCATGTGTGGCCCTATTGCATTGGCTTTACCATTAAACCGCAACAATACTTTTACAAAATTAACGGGTGCACTTACCTATAATATTGGTAAAGTGTTGACATATGCATTATTGGGACTATTGTTTGGATTATTCGGAAAAGGACTTGTTCTTGCCGGTTTCCAACAATGGATTTCAATAGTACTTGGCGCAATTATGATCTTATCGGTATTCTTTCCCGTATTATTTAAGAACAAGGTTTTCATCGATAAATTCATATCCAGCTTTGCAAGTCGAATGATTTCTAAACTTCGATCCCTTTTTGCCATATCTTCTTATAAATCATTATTTCTGATTGGTTTTTTTAACGGACTTTTACCCTGCGGACTGGTATACATTGCCATTGCAGGAGCAATTGAATCAAAAGACGCATTATCAGGAGCAATTTATATGGCCGCATTTGGTCTGGGAACTGCACCTATGCTTATAGGAATAGCTTTTTTGAGTTCAACACTGAACATGAAGATAAGAGCTAAATTAAATAAGCTAATTCCCATATTGGTTATTCTTATCGGATTATTGTTCATTCTAAGAGGTTTAAATTTAGGGATACCTTATATAAGTCCAAAAGATCAGGTGCTTAGCCCGCAAGAAAATGTGGATGGGGAATCTTCAGAACATAGCTGTCATTAA